Proteins encoded within one genomic window of Verrucomicrobiia bacterium:
- a CDS encoding NAD+ synthase: MKLALAQINTTVGDLAGNAEKVLKFYQQAVLQGAELVVFPELALTGYPPQDLLLHEAFLQKAEQTLAGLQKAIGEVPALVGTIKKNESRPGRPLFNAAVLLQDGDIKKVFHKRLLPTYDVFDEDRYFEPGKSSDYFEWQGKRVGVSICEDIWNDKDFWKDRRYVKDPIEELKQKGCTLIVNLSASPWHWQKEKVRYEMLKTVAKGEKISVVLCNLVGGNDQLVFDGHSVCFNATGECLAQAKGFEEQLVMVDMEQRTDVQLGDGLENLFQALVLGTRDYVQKCGFQKVVLGLSGGIDSALVAVIAVHALGAENVMGVSLPSRFSSEGSLSDAEILTKNLGIIYKVIPIEESFQSVQKQCAKVFEELPWDVTEENMQSRLRGLILMALSNKFHFLVLTTGNKSELAVGYCTLYGDMCGALAVLADVPKTKVYELARWINREKETIPQASITKAPSAELRPDQTDQDTLPPYEILDEVLTRYVEHNQSFENMVQAGLEPNLVKKIMRWVTINEYKRQQAALGLKVTSRAFGRGRRMPIAHRFHEV, from the coding sequence ATGAAATTGGCTTTGGCACAGATTAATACTACGGTGGGGGATTTGGCGGGGAATGCGGAAAAGGTTTTAAAATTTTATCAGCAAGCCGTTTTGCAAGGAGCTGAATTGGTGGTTTTTCCTGAGTTGGCGTTGACGGGTTATCCGCCACAGGATTTGTTGTTGCATGAGGCGTTTCTTCAAAAGGCGGAGCAGACTTTGGCAGGATTGCAAAAAGCGATTGGTGAAGTGCCAGCTTTGGTTGGGACGATCAAAAAAAATGAGTCTCGTCCTGGGCGTCCGTTGTTTAATGCAGCCGTTTTATTGCAGGATGGTGATATTAAAAAAGTTTTTCACAAGCGATTATTGCCAACGTATGATGTTTTTGATGAGGATCGTTATTTTGAGCCGGGTAAAAGTTCAGATTATTTTGAGTGGCAAGGCAAGCGAGTTGGAGTGAGTATTTGTGAGGATATTTGGAATGACAAAGATTTTTGGAAGGATCGACGTTATGTGAAGGATCCGATTGAAGAGTTGAAGCAAAAGGGTTGTACGCTCATTGTTAATTTATCGGCTTCGCCTTGGCATTGGCAGAAGGAAAAGGTGCGTTATGAAATGTTGAAGACGGTGGCAAAGGGTGAAAAAATTTCGGTTGTATTGTGTAATTTGGTGGGAGGCAATGATCAGTTGGTGTTTGATGGACATAGTGTTTGTTTTAATGCTACGGGAGAATGTTTGGCACAAGCGAAAGGGTTTGAAGAGCAGTTGGTGATGGTGGATATGGAGCAGCGAACGGATGTCCAGTTAGGAGATGGATTGGAAAATTTGTTTCAAGCGTTGGTATTGGGCACGCGCGATTATGTGCAAAAGTGCGGATTTCAAAAAGTAGTCTTGGGGTTAAGCGGTGGGATTGATTCGGCGTTGGTGGCGGTGATAGCGGTTCATGCTTTGGGTGCAGAAAATGTGATGGGAGTTTCTTTACCGTCGCGCTTTTCGAGTGAGGGTAGCTTATCGGATGCGGAAATTTTGACTAAGAATTTAGGAATTATTTATAAGGTTATTCCGATTGAAGAGTCTTTTCAATCGGTGCAGAAACAATGTGCTAAGGTTTTTGAGGAATTGCCTTGGGATGTAACAGAAGAAAATATGCAGTCGCGTTTGCGAGGATTAATTTTAATGGCTTTGTCTAATAAGTTTCATTTTTTAGTCTTAACGACTGGCAATAAGTCGGAGTTGGCTGTGGGTTATTGCACGTTGTATGGAGATATGTGCGGAGCGCTTGCGGTGTTGGCGGATGTGCCCAAGACGAAGGTTTATGAGTTGGCGCGCTGGATTAATCGAGAAAAAGAGACGATTCCACAGGCTTCGATTACCAAGGCTCCGAGTGCAGAGTTGCGTCCCGATCAAACTGATCAAGACACTTTGCCTCCTTATGAGATTTTGGATGAGGTGTTAACGCGTTATGTGGAGCATAACCAGTCATTTGAAAATATGGTGCAAGCAGGATTAGAGCCCAACTTAGTAAAAAAGATTATGCGTTGGGTGACGATCAATGAATATAAACGTCAGCAAGCGGCGTTGGGGTTAAAGGTAACTTCGCGCGCGTTTGGACGTGGGCGTAGGATGCCGATTGCGCATCGGTTTCATGAGGTTTGA
- a CDS encoding class I SAM-dependent methyltransferase encodes MQHQQIYYQNEAYTQFLAEWDKDFYKKYIDALCPKTVSGHILDIGCGVGYVVSQLQARGYNARGVEVSATSVQMAQQSNLPCQLYDGKTLPFPDNFFASVGSLNVLEHVENPELFITELVRVTQKGGHIVLSSPNFYRVIGFRDYHPKMRGFRSKWLNFKTILQFKKQIKTNPGAIHFETMTPIVRKKFQPDDDAIVATNPFHMSFFLEKAGCKTLSISCTDRYMSKFLDFLLNATFLRYLMLNAFIQAKKL; translated from the coding sequence ATGCAACATCAACAGATCTACTATCAAAATGAAGCTTATACCCAATTTTTAGCGGAATGGGACAAGGATTTTTATAAAAAATATATTGATGCGCTTTGTCCTAAAACAGTTAGTGGTCACATTCTTGATATAGGATGTGGCGTTGGCTATGTAGTAAGCCAACTTCAAGCACGAGGTTACAACGCCCGCGGAGTTGAAGTTTCTGCCACAAGTGTTCAAATGGCCCAGCAATCCAATCTACCTTGCCAGCTTTATGATGGGAAAACACTCCCTTTCCCAGATAATTTCTTTGCCAGCGTAGGATCATTAAACGTTTTGGAACATGTCGAAAATCCCGAACTTTTTATTACCGAACTCGTACGCGTCACACAAAAAGGTGGCCATATCGTTCTATCTAGCCCTAATTTTTACCGTGTCATTGGCTTTCGTGATTATCATCCCAAAATGCGAGGCTTCCGAAGCAAATGGCTTAACTTCAAAACTATTTTACAATTTAAGAAACAAATTAAAACAAATCCAGGGGCTATTCATTTCGAAACAATGACTCCTATCGTTCGAAAAAAATTTCAGCCGGACGACGATGCCATTGTCGCAACAAACCCTTTTCATATGAGTTTTTTTCTTGAAAAAGCAGGCTGTAAAACTCTATCTATCTCCTGCACAGATCGTTACATGTCAAAATTCTTAGATTTTTTGCTTAATGCCACTTTTTTACGTTATTTAATGCTTAATGCTTTTATCCAGGCAAAAAAGCTTTAA
- a CDS encoding ABC transporter ATP-binding protein, protein MKSFEAKNIKKTFTLGHNQIGVLSSVTYSFLQGQLTTIQGASGTGKTTLLQILGGLEKPDEGEVLLDNQSLYRLGKNALSELRNRRIGFIFQFYYLLPELSALENVMLAAMIGGKGAKERAHLLLDQVGLSHRMEHRPSELSGGEQQRVAIARALMNQPDLILADEPTGNLDVQTGKRVLDLLLDLQQREGLTAVLVTHDGGIAACGTQQLQLKDGQLVKL, encoded by the coding sequence ATGAAATCATTTGAAGCCAAAAATATTAAAAAAACGTTTACGCTCGGGCATAATCAAATAGGTGTTTTGTCGTCGGTGACTTATTCTTTTTTGCAAGGTCAGCTCACCACAATTCAAGGGGCTTCCGGGACGGGCAAAACAACTTTGTTGCAAATTCTGGGTGGTTTGGAAAAACCGGATGAAGGCGAAGTGTTGTTGGATAATCAATCACTTTATCGCTTAGGAAAAAATGCTTTGAGTGAGTTAAGAAATCGTCGTATTGGGTTTATTTTTCAATTTTATTATTTATTGCCGGAATTGTCCGCTTTGGAAAATGTGATGTTGGCAGCGATGATTGGAGGGAAAGGGGCTAAAGAGCGGGCGCATTTGCTTTTGGATCAAGTTGGCTTGAGTCATCGCATGGAACATCGCCCCTCAGAGCTTTCAGGGGGCGAACAGCAGCGTGTGGCGATCGCGCGCGCTTTGATGAATCAGCCGGATTTGATTTTAGCAGATGAACCGACGGGTAATCTGGATGTGCAAACGGGCAAGCGGGTGCTTGATTTATTACTTGATTTACAACAAAGAGAAGGGTTGACTGCTGTGCTCGTGACTCATGATGGCGGAATCGCTGCGTGCGGCACACAACAATTACAATTAAAAGATGGGCAGTTGGTGAAGTTATGA
- a CDS encoding efflux RND transporter periplasmic adaptor subunit — protein sequence MLLLLKRPSFYLAVLGIVATAFLMVKMREEPPVAPPLVEPARSPYQAAVAGVGMVEAMNENVKLAPSVAGVVSEVAVKVGQRVEQGELLFKIDDRETVARLVLARSQLKSTQAALKTEQVALADAKDRWERAERLAKEKVVSEDEKLRRYFEQQEAEARVARLEADVEAAQAEIQKIGVELELHEVRAPRDGRVLQVNVRAGEFAGTNPEEPMAILGNVEDLQVRVDVDEQNALLVQPNAPATAYLRGIASGPLPLKFVRIEPYVVPKRSLTGDTMERVDTRVLQVIYQFDPPATNVYVGQLVDVYIKREPSG from the coding sequence ATGTTGCTTTTATTGAAAAGGCCTTCTTTTTATTTGGCTGTGCTTGGGATTGTAGCCACGGCATTTTTAATGGTTAAGATGCGTGAAGAGCCACCTGTAGCGCCACCGTTGGTGGAGCCTGCGCGATCGCCTTATCAGGCTGCAGTGGCAGGTGTGGGTATGGTGGAGGCGATGAATGAGAATGTGAAGCTTGCGCCTTCAGTGGCAGGTGTGGTTTCTGAAGTGGCAGTGAAGGTGGGTCAACGAGTGGAGCAAGGAGAGCTTTTATTTAAAATTGATGATCGGGAAACTGTGGCGCGTTTGGTATTGGCGCGATCTCAATTGAAGTCAACTCAAGCGGCTTTGAAAACGGAACAAGTGGCTTTGGCGGATGCAAAAGATCGTTGGGAAAGAGCGGAACGTTTGGCGAAAGAGAAAGTGGTTTCGGAGGACGAGAAGTTGAGGCGTTATTTTGAGCAACAAGAAGCGGAAGCGCGTGTGGCGCGTTTGGAGGCAGATGTGGAGGCAGCTCAAGCGGAGATTCAAAAAATCGGAGTGGAATTGGAGTTGCATGAAGTGCGCGCGCCTCGTGATGGTCGTGTTTTGCAGGTGAATGTGAGGGCGGGAGAATTTGCGGGGACGAATCCTGAGGAACCCATGGCTATTTTGGGTAATGTAGAGGATCTTCAGGTGCGTGTGGATGTGGATGAGCAAAATGCGTTGTTAGTGCAACCAAATGCGCCAGCGACGGCTTATTTGCGAGGGATTGCGAGTGGACCATTGCCTTTGAAGTTTGTGAGGATTGAGCCTTATGTGGTTCCAAAACGATCCTTGACGGGTGATACGATGGAGCGAGTGGACACGCGGGTGCTGCAGGTCATTTATCAATTTGATCCTCCAGCAACTAATGTTTATGTGGGACAGTTGGTGGATGTTTATATTAAACGGGAGCCTTCGGGATGA
- a CDS encoding polyprenol monophosphomannose synthase, with protein MPKALIVIPTYNEAENLSALWERLPQVCGDYVIDKLFVDDASQDGTQEWIKSRPEFSASIFLLERDKKLGLGTAYLAGFAWALQKEYELVFEMDADLSHDPTMIPHFIEAIKKGGDVVLGSRYIHGVRVLNWPISRLLLSLGAAKYVKMITGMPFSDPTGGYKCFRRSVLETLDLSKVRSNGYAFQIELTYLAWKKKFRIIEIPIVFEERRAGQSKMSFAIAREAIWQVVRLRLQNLLGR; from the coding sequence ATGCCTAAAGCCTTAATTGTGATTCCAACTTATAATGAGGCAGAAAATTTATCTGCTTTATGGGAACGACTTCCGCAAGTTTGTGGCGATTATGTTATCGATAAATTATTTGTGGATGATGCCTCACAAGATGGCACGCAGGAATGGATTAAAAGTCGGCCAGAGTTTAGTGCTTCCATATTTTTGTTAGAACGTGATAAAAAACTGGGATTGGGCACGGCTTATTTAGCGGGATTTGCTTGGGCGCTACAGAAAGAGTATGAGTTGGTTTTTGAAATGGATGCGGATTTATCGCATGATCCTACAATGATTCCGCATTTTATTGAGGCGATCAAAAAAGGGGGGGATGTGGTGTTAGGTTCACGTTATATTCATGGCGTGCGAGTGTTGAATTGGCCAATCTCGCGATTGTTATTAAGTTTGGGTGCCGCTAAGTATGTGAAGATGATTACGGGTATGCCTTTTAGTGATCCGACAGGAGGTTATAAATGTTTTCGTCGCTCTGTTTTGGAAACTTTGGATTTGAGCAAGGTTCGTTCTAATGGTTATGCGTTTCAAATTGAATTGACTTATTTAGCGTGGAAAAAAAAGTTTCGCATTATAGAGATTCCTATTGTTTTTGAGGAAAGACGCGCAGGCCAATCTAAGATGTCTTTCGCCATTGCTCGTGAAGCGATCTGGCAGGTGGTGCGTCTTAGGTTGCAGAATTTATTGGGGAGATAA
- a CDS encoding ABC transporter permease, which yields MKLPFELFLALRYLKPKRTFVSIITVLSLLGVTLGVMVLIIVISVMSGFEKDLREKVMGFTAHITITNYEILRDYQNILIRVQKDPEVVGVSPFVMGPVLVNFQERISTPAIRGIDPAREESVIGLKHFIVAGEFFLEGESVIIGDQYAEKNKIEVGDKILIFSPRHIEEFRRAAKTGKQETTLPTELLVTGIFSTGMYDYDANFILTSLETAQEMYGLGDGVHGIAVRLKDPLKAPEVKNRLNQQLKAPIRAYTWMDLNRQLFSAIAVERNVMFFLLLFIVVVAAFGLTSTLITITVQKSREIGVLKALGAKEYQILWVFLSHGLVVGVLGSLLGLGSGLLLLRFRNSVAQFLSQAFGIEIFPDEIYQFSSIPAQINEHSIVVICLSAVVICVLAALIPAWSAARLQPARALRYE from the coding sequence ATGAAATTGCCTTTCGAGCTCTTTCTGGCGTTACGTTACCTCAAGCCTAAACGCACTTTTGTTTCCATTATTACTGTTCTTTCTTTGTTGGGGGTCACATTGGGAGTGATGGTGTTAATTATCGTCATTTCCGTGATGAGCGGTTTTGAAAAAGATTTGCGGGAAAAAGTAATGGGATTTACGGCGCATATTACTATTACCAATTATGAAATTTTGAGAGATTATCAAAATATTTTGATTCGTGTGCAAAAAGATCCGGAAGTGGTAGGGGTGAGCCCTTTTGTTATGGGACCTGTTTTAGTGAATTTCCAAGAGAGAATTTCCACACCGGCAATTCGCGGTATTGATCCTGCGCGTGAAGAGTCGGTGATTGGATTAAAGCATTTTATTGTAGCGGGAGAATTCTTTTTGGAAGGGGAATCAGTAATTATTGGTGATCAATATGCGGAAAAAAATAAAATCGAAGTAGGTGATAAAATTCTTATTTTTTCGCCGCGTCATATTGAAGAGTTTCGTCGCGCTGCGAAAACGGGCAAGCAAGAGACAACGTTGCCAACAGAGTTATTAGTGACAGGCATTTTTTCGACAGGGATGTATGATTACGATGCGAATTTTATTTTAACTTCTTTGGAAACGGCTCAGGAAATGTATGGGTTAGGAGATGGAGTGCATGGCATTGCGGTTCGTTTAAAAGATCCTTTGAAGGCTCCCGAGGTTAAGAATCGTTTGAATCAGCAATTAAAAGCGCCGATTCGGGCTTACACGTGGATGGATCTCAATCGTCAACTCTTTAGTGCGATTGCCGTGGAAAGAAATGTGATGTTTTTTTTGTTACTTTTCATTGTGGTGGTCGCGGCGTTTGGGTTAACCAGTACGCTTATTACGATTACGGTTCAAAAGTCGCGAGAAATTGGTGTTTTGAAAGCGTTGGGCGCTAAGGAATATCAAATTCTTTGGGTTTTTCTTTCTCACGGTTTGGTAGTGGGTGTTCTTGGAAGTTTGTTGGGTTTGGGAAGTGGCTTATTGTTGTTACGTTTTCGAAATTCGGTGGCGCAATTTTTATCGCAAGCATTTGGGATCGAGATTTTTCCTGACGAAATTTACCAATTTAGCAGTATTCCTGCACAAATTAATGAACATAGTATTGTGGTTATTTGTTTGTCGGCGGTTGTGATTTGTGTGTTGGCAGCATTGATTCCTGCTTGGAGTGCGGCACGTTTGCAGCCCGCGCGCGCGTTGCGTTATGAATGA
- a CDS encoding DUF2723 domain-containing protein, with amino-acid sequence MKKDQQATSENEINRPFLKVDRLTALVAGLIAFIVYVYTLAPNVTLEDSGEFITAAVHLGVPHPPGYPTWTIFSYLVSNLLPFGNVAWRVNLVSAICGAAAISFFALLMVHSLRWILTSISGVSEDLAKKVAVIGALVGSSVLAFSDVMWSQSVIAEVYTLNAFFLSLTLLCFYRWVLNPKRENWLVMTALVLALGLTNHHTLLFIFPAFFIGVWFVRRDFLLLFLVAILLTATSVLAYFCWLSADEQLIEVGKRVGIIAIIASIVSIILCKTLDHFHFSWKFVGKIFIATWLGLSVYAYMPFASKTNPPMNWGYASERQGFYHAINRGQYADNMAATIKRFVAPLVGVPIEGAAGQGGATLSQFERIGILLKVYFLNLANNISWPVLITPLFVFLFIMRLSHRAPQWLGFTLAAFLFMSAFQMFIMNAGLDNQSQWVGKTFLLQSHCIFTIWVAYGVAFALLFLFLRVPKIAPLGYAVVALPLLPFFINYAECEQRNHWFGWMYGTDMLRDMDREAVVFGGTDPGRFVPTYTIFCESTQNPRWKRDPSFDRSDLALITQNALADGTYMKYIRSHYDVSRRTHYNAFERWLGRDEMYPKDPLILPTDEEVQQAFQSYMEQAGQESEDGKITVEGIQGVFAINGLISKMIFDKNKETRAFYIEESFPMDWYYPYATPFGLCLKINKEPLKQIPQDVIQKDRAYWDAYTKKLVENPKFRADRPAKMSFSKLRSSIGNVYMYRNLLAEAEYAYKQALEMAPDNAEVVFRLADLYANQNRFSEAQILADNLKKLDPNNTQIDGLIENLKVRQQQVGQRAQLEQAVNQSKGAFQQGYALLTFYLQMNDLAAANRLIDQLMPYANYTAEQWQQFAEAMLGADQIDSFFKVLKRWEMVDPKNPELSYDLGVLYASNDQTKEAIQTLEKAIRYGTSDLKKEILEDERLQEIQKLPEFKKMIEQTKPEKE; translated from the coding sequence ATGAAAAAAGACCAACAGGCGACGTCCGAAAATGAAATTAATAGACCATTTTTGAAGGTAGATCGTTTAACTGCGTTAGTGGCAGGGTTGATCGCTTTTATTGTTTATGTTTATACCTTGGCGCCGAATGTGACGTTGGAAGATTCGGGTGAATTTATTACGGCAGCGGTGCATTTGGGTGTGCCGCATCCTCCGGGTTATCCAACTTGGACCATTTTTTCTTATCTGGTTTCTAACTTGTTGCCTTTTGGTAATGTTGCGTGGCGGGTTAACTTAGTTTCTGCTATTTGTGGTGCGGCTGCAATCAGCTTTTTTGCCTTGTTGATGGTGCATTCGTTGCGCTGGATTTTAACGAGTATCTCTGGTGTTTCAGAGGATTTGGCTAAAAAAGTGGCTGTCATCGGAGCTTTGGTGGGAAGCAGTGTTTTGGCTTTTAGTGATGTGATGTGGAGTCAATCCGTGATTGCTGAGGTTTATACCTTAAACGCTTTTTTTCTGAGTTTGACTTTATTGTGTTTTTATCGCTGGGTCTTGAACCCTAAGCGAGAAAATTGGTTGGTAATGACAGCGTTGGTTTTGGCGTTGGGATTAACGAATCACCATACTTTGCTTTTTATTTTTCCAGCATTTTTTATTGGTGTGTGGTTTGTGCGTCGGGATTTTTTGCTTCTTTTTCTCGTTGCCATTTTGCTAACTGCCACATCGGTTTTGGCTTATTTTTGTTGGTTGTCTGCGGATGAACAATTAATCGAAGTAGGAAAAAGAGTGGGAATCATTGCTATTATCGCAAGTATTGTTTCGATTATTTTGTGTAAAACATTGGATCATTTTCATTTTTCCTGGAAATTTGTTGGGAAAATTTTTATTGCAACTTGGTTAGGGCTTAGCGTTTATGCTTATATGCCGTTTGCTTCGAAAACCAATCCGCCGATGAATTGGGGTTATGCGAGTGAGCGACAAGGTTTTTATCATGCCATTAATCGCGGGCAGTATGCCGATAATATGGCAGCTACGATCAAACGTTTTGTTGCGCCTTTGGTGGGGGTGCCGATCGAAGGTGCTGCTGGGCAGGGAGGAGCAACGCTGAGTCAGTTTGAGCGTATTGGGATTTTGCTAAAGGTATATTTTTTGAATCTGGCGAATAATATTTCCTGGCCGGTTTTGATTACGCCTCTATTTGTCTTTTTATTTATTATGCGGCTTTCCCATCGGGCGCCGCAATGGTTGGGATTTACGCTGGCAGCTTTTTTGTTCATGAGCGCTTTTCAAATGTTTATTATGAATGCGGGATTGGATAATCAATCGCAATGGGTAGGGAAAACTTTTCTTTTGCAAAGTCATTGTATTTTTACGATCTGGGTAGCGTATGGAGTGGCTTTTGCGTTGCTCTTTTTATTTTTAAGGGTACCTAAAATTGCGCCCTTAGGTTATGCTGTGGTTGCGTTGCCCTTGTTGCCATTTTTTATTAATTATGCGGAATGTGAGCAACGAAACCATTGGTTTGGGTGGATGTATGGCACCGATATGTTGCGAGATATGGATCGAGAGGCTGTGGTTTTTGGGGGAACCGATCCCGGACGGTTTGTGCCAACCTATACGATTTTTTGTGAGAGCACGCAAAATCCAAGATGGAAACGCGATCCGAGTTTTGATCGATCGGATTTGGCATTAATCACGCAGAATGCGCTCGCAGACGGCACTTACATGAAATACATCCGTTCACATTACGATGTGTCGCGACGCACGCATTACAATGCTTTTGAAAGATGGTTGGGGCGTGATGAAATGTATCCTAAAGATCCTTTGATTTTGCCTACAGACGAGGAAGTGCAACAGGCTTTTCAGAGTTATATGGAGCAGGCGGGTCAGGAATCGGAAGATGGCAAAATTACGGTTGAAGGGATTCAAGGGGTATTCGCGATTAATGGTCTCATTTCAAAAATGATTTTTGATAAAAACAAAGAAACCCGCGCTTTTTATATCGAAGAAAGTTTCCCGATGGATTGGTATTATCCTTATGCGACACCTTTTGGATTGTGTCTCAAAATTAATAAGGAACCCTTAAAACAAATTCCACAAGATGTGATTCAAAAAGATCGCGCTTATTGGGATGCTTACACAAAAAAGTTGGTGGAAAATCCGAAGTTTCGAGCGGATCGACCGGCTAAAATGTCTTTTTCCAAATTGCGTAGCTCGATTGGGAATGTTTATATGTATCGAAACTTGTTGGCCGAAGCAGAGTATGCTTATAAACAAGCTTTAGAAATGGCACCGGATAATGCGGAAGTTGTTTTTCGATTGGCCGATTTGTATGCAAATCAAAATCGTTTTTCTGAAGCTCAAATACTTGCAGATAACTTGAAAAAACTCGATCCCAACAATACGCAAATCGATGGATTGATTGAAAATCTGAAAGTTCGACAACAACAAGTTGGCCAGCGTGCTCAACTCGAGCAAGCCGTAAATCAAAGTAAGGGCGCTTTTCAACAAGGCTATGCGCTGCTCACTTTTTATCTTCAAATGAATGACCTGGCAGCAGCCAATCGTTTGATTGATCAACTTATGCCTTATGCGAATTATACGGCTGAGCAATGGCAACAGTTTGCGGAGGCTATGTTAGGCGCGGATCAAATTGATTCTTTTTTCAAAGTCTTAAAACGTTGGGAGATGGTCGATCCTAAAAATCCTGAGTTATCTTATGATTTAGGTGTTTTGTATGCCTCGAATGATCAAACAAAAGAAGCCATCCAAACTTTGGAAAAGGCAATTCGTTATGGAACGAGTGATCTAAAAAAAGAAATCCTTGAGGATGAACGTTTGCAAGAAATTCAAAAGTTGCCCGAATTTAAAAAAATGATTGAACAAACGAAACCTGAGAAAGAGTAA
- a CDS encoding glycosyltransferase family 4 protein, whose translation MKILFCTHEPFWPLTGGGTSGTLAVVNELKRLGHEVTVMAPAHASCEEIERRWEITFIPFNPFYMHRNASLRTLRYILYSLLFVPKLLFFLRQKKVDVLIGKNVVLTPALRVAGSLYEIPSFVVTTDLLTLYFGFSKAFFQKWMARLIALEAWLLSWHDRIFMISPEMAERVEKERPILAKKICVNGDGVDLSFFCREKIDVKKMDDVRKQFCGEGLLAVYHGTIEPHHGQEELLAIVQQALAVETSLHFVIIAGGKDYSAVKRELKRDRVHCLDFMSQEALLPYLAAGDVGFLPYPPDPSTNILYPYKFLEYYALGLPVVSFRLKALFRMFEKKSDVRFAETVNEFAEALVELARQKRHREWDEDFSDHFSWQAVVKPIHNALKYA comes from the coding sequence ATGAAAATTCTTTTTTGCACGCATGAACCCTTTTGGCCTTTGACGGGGGGTGGTACCTCCGGCACGTTGGCGGTGGTTAATGAGTTGAAACGTTTGGGTCATGAGGTGACGGTCATGGCGCCGGCGCACGCTTCGTGTGAGGAGATTGAAAGGCGCTGGGAGATCACGTTTATTCCTTTTAACCCTTTCTATATGCATCGAAATGCTTCATTGAGGACATTGCGTTATATATTGTATAGCTTGTTGTTTGTTCCCAAACTTCTTTTTTTTCTTCGGCAAAAAAAAGTCGATGTTTTAATTGGCAAGAATGTGGTTTTAACTCCAGCACTACGGGTAGCGGGAAGTTTATATGAGATTCCTAGTTTTGTGGTTACGACGGATCTTTTAACGTTATATTTTGGATTTTCGAAAGCTTTTTTTCAAAAATGGATGGCGCGTTTGATTGCTTTGGAGGCGTGGTTATTGAGTTGGCACGATCGAATTTTTATGATTTCGCCAGAAATGGCGGAGCGTGTGGAAAAGGAGCGACCTATTTTAGCTAAAAAAATTTGTGTGAATGGGGATGGCGTGGATTTATCTTTTTTTTGTCGGGAAAAAATTGATGTTAAAAAAATGGATGACGTTAGGAAACAATTTTGTGGAGAAGGATTGCTAGCGGTTTACCATGGCACGATTGAGCCACATCATGGGCAAGAAGAGTTGCTTGCGATTGTGCAACAAGCTTTAGCTGTCGAAACTTCTTTGCATTTTGTGATTATTGCCGGCGGTAAAGATTACAGTGCAGTCAAGCGAGAGTTAAAGCGGGATCGGGTGCATTGCTTAGATTTTATGAGTCAGGAAGCGTTACTACCTTATTTAGCGGCTGGGGATGTTGGATTTCTACCTTATCCTCCCGATCCTTCTACCAACATATTATATCCTTACAAATTTTTGGAGTATTATGCTCTAGGGTTGCCTGTGGTCAGTTTTCGGTTAAAAGCTTTATTTCGAATGTTTGAAAAAAAATCGGATGTGCGTTTTGCTGAGACAGTGAATGAATTTGCGGAAGCGCTGGTGGAGTTGGCGCGTCAAAAAAGACACCGGGAATGGGATGAAGATTTTTCGGACCATTTTTCTTGGCAAGCTGTGGTAAAACCGATTCATAACGCTTTGAAATATGCCTAA